A stretch of the Archangium violaceum genome encodes the following:
- the rplA gene encoding 50S ribosomal protein L1, giving the protein MPQTGKKFRAAATKVDRNKRYSIADGFQLLKETSGLRGTKFDQTVEVALNLGVDPKHADQMVRGAVVLPHGTGATVRVAVFAKGERATEAEGAGADVVGGDDLAKRIEGGFLEFDTVIATPDMMGVVGRLGKVLGPRGLMPNPKVGTVTMDVAKAVRDAKGGKVEFRAEKAGIVHAKLGKTSFAPEKLQENFNTLVDLVMKLKPATAKGVYLKGVAISATMSPGIKLDTTEILARHR; this is encoded by the coding sequence ATGCCTCAGACCGGTAAGAAGTTTCGCGCCGCCGCCACGAAGGTGGACCGCAACAAGCGCTACAGCATCGCCGATGGCTTCCAGCTCCTGAAGGAGACCTCGGGCCTGCGCGGCACCAAGTTCGACCAGACCGTCGAGGTGGCGCTCAACCTCGGCGTGGACCCGAAGCACGCGGACCAGATGGTCCGTGGCGCCGTGGTCCTCCCGCACGGCACCGGTGCCACGGTGCGCGTGGCCGTGTTCGCCAAGGGCGAGCGCGCCACCGAGGCCGAGGGGGCCGGCGCCGACGTGGTCGGCGGCGACGACCTGGCCAAGCGGATCGAGGGTGGCTTCCTCGAGTTCGACACCGTCATCGCAACCCCGGACATGATGGGCGTGGTCGGCCGGCTTGGTAAGGTGCTCGGTCCCCGCGGCCTCATGCCCAACCCCAAGGTGGGCACGGTGACCATGGACGTGGCCAAGGCCGTCCGGGATGCCAAGGGCGGTAAGGTGGAGTTCCGCGCCGAGAAGGCGGGCATCGTCCACGCCAAGCTCGGCAAGACCTCCTTCGCTCCGGAGAAGCTCCAGGAGAACTTCAACACCCTGGTGGACCTGGTGATGAAGCTCAAGCCGGCCACCGCCAAGGGCGTCTACCTCAAGGGCGTGGCCATCTCCGCCACCATGAGCCCGGGCATCAAGCTCGACACCACTGAGATCCTCGCCCGTCACCGGTAG
- the rplK gene encoding 50S ribosomal protein L11 yields MKKVTGQVKLQIPAGKANPAPPIGPALGQQGVNIMEFCKQFNAKTQAEAKEGLIIPVIITVYQDRSFTFILKTPPAAVLIKKAAGLHTEKKKGSGAKKPGKEKVGQITQKQLEEIARKKIEDTTAGSLDAAMRTIAGTARSMGIDVV; encoded by the coding sequence ATGAAGAAGGTCACAGGTCAGGTCAAGCTGCAGATCCCCGCCGGCAAGGCGAACCCCGCTCCGCCGATCGGCCCCGCGCTCGGTCAGCAGGGCGTGAACATCATGGAGTTCTGCAAGCAGTTCAACGCCAAGACCCAGGCGGAGGCCAAGGAAGGTCTGATCATCCCGGTGATCATCACCGTGTATCAGGACCGTTCCTTCACCTTCATCCTGAAGACCCCGCCGGCCGCCGTCCTCATCAAGAAGGCGGCGGGCCTGCACACCGAGAAGAAGAAGGGCTCGGGCGCCAAGAAGCCGGGCAAGGAGAAGGTGGGGCAGATCACCCAGAAGCAGCTCGAGGAGATCGCCCGGAAGAAGATCGAGGATACGACCGCTGGTTCCCTGGACGCCGCCATGCGCACCATCGCGGGCACCGCGCGTTCCATGGGCATCGACGTCGTCTGA
- the nusG gene encoding transcription termination/antitermination protein NusG, translating to MAMKWYVVHTYSNFENQAKKSLEERIRLEGLQDLFGEILIPMEQVVEMVKGEKKTSRRKFFPGYIFVQMELNDRSWHLVKNTPKITGFPGAAQNQQPTPISDAEVARLTSQISEGTLKPKPKVQFSDGDTVRVIDGPFANFNGTVEEVNAEKGRVKVLVSIFGRATPVELDFMQVEKTTG from the coding sequence ATGGCGATGAAATGGTACGTGGTCCACACCTACTCGAACTTCGAGAACCAGGCGAAGAAGAGCCTGGAGGAGCGGATCCGGCTCGAGGGGTTGCAGGACCTGTTCGGCGAAATCCTGATTCCCATGGAACAGGTCGTCGAGATGGTGAAGGGCGAGAAGAAGACGTCCCGGCGCAAGTTCTTCCCAGGTTACATCTTCGTGCAGATGGAGCTGAATGACCGCTCCTGGCACCTGGTGAAGAACACGCCGAAGATCACCGGTTTCCCCGGTGCGGCGCAGAACCAGCAGCCCACGCCCATCTCGGACGCGGAGGTGGCACGGCTCACCTCGCAGATCTCCGAGGGCACGCTCAAGCCCAAGCCCAAGGTGCAGTTCTCCGACGGCGACACCGTCCGGGTCATCGATGGCCCCTTCGCCAACTTCAACGGCACGGTGGAAGAGGTCAACGCGGAGAAGGGTCGCGTGAAGGTGCTCGTGAGCATCTTCGGTCGCGCGACTCCCGTGGAGCTCGATTTCATGCAGGTGGAGAAGACCACCGGCTAG
- the secE gene encoding preprotein translocase subunit SecE translates to MAAASEASQQANRSGMDPKRLVVIFFLIAGLIFALFLEHVCGLIWARAGWSDPVIIDGVDWQVSTLVGFLLAAGIVVGGYLNPKTHSLSLDVASELMKVTWPSWAETKASTMAVIVASVVAAVLLFCIDTLAYNLMVEWIPAIWGKL, encoded by the coding sequence ATGGCAGCGGCATCCGAGGCCAGCCAGCAAGCGAACCGTTCCGGCATGGATCCGAAGCGGCTCGTGGTCATCTTCTTCCTCATCGCGGGTCTCATCTTCGCGCTCTTCCTGGAGCACGTCTGTGGCCTCATCTGGGCCCGGGCGGGTTGGAGCGATCCCGTCATCATCGATGGTGTCGACTGGCAGGTCTCCACGTTGGTGGGCTTCCTGCTTGCCGCGGGCATCGTGGTGGGGGGCTACCTGAACCCTAAGACCCATTCGCTCTCGCTGGACGTCGCCTCCGAGTTGATGAAGGTCACCTGGCCGTCCTGGGCGGAGACCAAGGCGTCGACCATGGCGGTCATCGTCGCCTCCGTGGTGGCGGCCGTCCTCCTCTTCTGTATCGACACCCTCGCCTACAACCTTATGGTTGAGTGGATACCCGCCATCTGGGGGAAGCTGTAA
- the rpmG gene encoding 50S ribosomal protein L33, with translation MPKGNRSIISLECTVCKERNYYTTKNKRKSQDKLELSKFCPRDRKHTVHKEGKV, from the coding sequence ATGCCCAAGGGTAATCGCAGCATCATTTCGCTCGAGTGCACGGTGTGCAAGGAGCGGAACTACTACACCACCAAGAACAAGCGGAAGAGCCAGGACAAGCTCGAGCTGAGCAAGTTCTGCCCCCGCGACCGGAAGCACACCGTCCATAAGGAAGGTAAGGTCTAG
- the tuf gene encoding elongation factor Tu encodes MSKEKFERTKPHVNIGTIGHVDHGKTSLTAAITKVLAKTGGATFLAYDQIDKAPEERERGITISTAHVEYQTTNRHYAHVDCPGHADYVKNMITGAAQMDGAILVVSAADGPMPQTREHILLARQVGVPYIVVFLNKVDMLDDPELRELVEMEVRDLLKKYDFPGDEIPIVPGSALKALEGDTSEIGEPAILKLMEAVDKYIPTPQRATDKPFLMPVEDVFSIAGRGTVATGRVERGRVKVGEEIEIVGIRPTQKTVVTGVEMFRKLLDEGMAGDNIGALLRGLKREDLERGQVLAKPGSITPHTKFKAQIYVLTKEEGGRHTPFFKGYRPQFYFRTTDVTGTVKLPENVEMVMPGDNIAIEVELITPVAMEKELRFAVREGGRTVGAGVVAEIIA; translated from the coding sequence ATGTCCAAGGAAAAGTTCGAAAGAACTAAGCCGCACGTCAACATCGGCACCATCGGCCACGTTGACCACGGCAAGACGTCCCTGACGGCGGCCATCACGAAGGTGCTGGCGAAGACCGGCGGCGCGACCTTCCTCGCGTACGACCAGATCGACAAGGCCCCCGAGGAGCGTGAGCGCGGTATCACCATCTCCACGGCGCACGTGGAGTACCAGACGACCAACCGGCACTATGCCCACGTCGACTGCCCGGGCCACGCCGACTACGTCAAGAACATGATCACGGGCGCGGCGCAGATGGACGGCGCCATCCTGGTGGTCTCCGCCGCCGACGGCCCGATGCCCCAGACGCGCGAGCACATCCTGCTCGCCCGCCAGGTCGGCGTGCCCTACATCGTGGTCTTCCTGAACAAGGTCGACATGCTGGACGACCCCGAGCTGCGCGAGCTCGTGGAGATGGAGGTCCGCGACCTGCTCAAGAAGTACGACTTCCCTGGCGACGAGATCCCCATCGTCCCCGGCAGCGCCCTCAAGGCGCTCGAGGGTGACACCTCGGAGATCGGCGAGCCGGCCATCCTCAAGCTGATGGAGGCGGTGGACAAGTACATCCCCACCCCGCAGCGCGCGACGGACAAGCCCTTCCTGATGCCGGTGGAGGACGTGTTCTCCATCGCCGGCCGCGGTACGGTGGCCACCGGCCGCGTGGAGCGCGGCAGGGTGAAGGTGGGCGAGGAAATCGAGATTGTCGGTATCCGCCCCACGCAGAAGACGGTCGTCACGGGCGTGGAGATGTTCCGCAAGCTGCTGGACGAGGGCATGGCGGGCGACAACATCGGCGCGCTGCTGCGTGGTCTGAAGCGTGAGGACCTGGAGCGTGGTCAGGTGCTCGCCAAGCCGGGCTCCATCACCCCGCACACCAAGTTCAAGGCGCAGATCTACGTGCTCACGAAGGAAGAGGGTGGCCGTCACACGCCGTTCTTCAAGGGCTACCGGCCGCAGTTCTACTTCCGCACCACGGACGTGACGGGCACGGTGAAGCTGCCCGAGAACGTCGAGATGGTGATGCCGGGCGACAACATCGCCATCGAGGTGGAGTTGATCACCCCCGTGGCCATGGAGAAGGAGCTCCGCTTCGCCGTCCGCGAGGGTGGCCGCACCGTGGGCGCCGGCGTCGTGGCCGAGATCATCGCCTAG
- the rlmB gene encoding 23S rRNA (guanosine(2251)-2'-O)-methyltransferase RlmB yields MRQRSSRGSERGERGGRERGGERERAEQRYVYGVNPVLESLRAHAERVERLFITEGQLAAKAAAEIFSRAKDAGIRVERVPRERLAVMADGGVHQGVVAELRGFEYADLPDLLEAAEASGRPPLLVVLDGIQDPHNFGAIVRSAHALGAHGVVIAKDRAVPVTGVVAKASAGAVEHCPIARVTNLSRTLEELKEAGVWIAAADPHSNEPLWGARLDGPLALVVGAEGAGVRQGVLEHCDFRLRIPMLGQVGSLNASVSAAILLYEAARQRGMSRPGAGS; encoded by the coding sequence GTGCGCCAGCGTTCATCCAGGGGAAGTGAGCGGGGGGAGCGTGGGGGTCGCGAGCGCGGGGGTGAACGCGAGCGCGCCGAGCAGCGCTACGTCTACGGAGTGAACCCGGTCCTCGAGTCGCTCCGGGCGCACGCGGAGCGGGTGGAGCGCCTGTTCATCACCGAGGGGCAGCTCGCCGCGAAGGCGGCGGCGGAGATCTTCAGCCGCGCGAAGGACGCGGGCATCCGGGTGGAGCGGGTGCCGCGGGAGCGCCTGGCGGTGATGGCCGATGGTGGGGTGCACCAGGGGGTGGTGGCCGAGCTGCGGGGCTTCGAGTACGCGGACCTACCGGACCTGTTGGAGGCGGCCGAGGCGAGCGGTCGTCCGCCGCTGTTGGTGGTGCTGGACGGCATCCAGGATCCGCACAACTTCGGGGCCATCGTCCGCTCGGCGCACGCGCTGGGGGCACATGGGGTGGTCATCGCCAAGGATCGGGCGGTGCCGGTGACGGGAGTGGTGGCCAAGGCCTCGGCGGGGGCGGTGGAGCACTGTCCCATCGCGAGGGTGACCAACCTGTCCCGGACGTTGGAGGAGTTGAAGGAGGCCGGGGTATGGATCGCTGCGGCGGATCCCCACTCGAACGAGCCCCTGTGGGGCGCCCGGCTGGACGGGCCATTGGCGTTGGTCGTGGGGGCCGAGGGAGCAGGCGTGCGCCAGGGAGTCCTGGAGCACTGTGATTTCCGCCTCAGGATTCCAATGCTGGGTCAGGTCGGTTCCTTGAATGCGTCCGTTTCCGCGGCGATTCTGCTATACGAGGCCGCCCGGCAGCGGGGGATGTCACGTCCCGGTGCCGGAAGTTGA
- a CDS encoding protein-disulfide reductase DsbD family protein: MLHVRRITSLAAAVVALACTHAHAEGQVDPTTLYEVSTEGTSTKVKAGEQGMFVLSIKSKQGAHVSDEAPLKLELKGTQLTPTQEKLALKDSVTKKAAGQQFVDPRFEVPFKATAAGKGTLEAKLTFFICSEQLCARQQKTFSLPVEVL, from the coding sequence ATGCTGCACGTCCGACGCATCACCTCCCTGGCCGCCGCGGTGGTGGCTCTCGCCTGCACCCACGCCCACGCCGAGGGCCAGGTGGACCCCACGACCCTCTACGAGGTGAGCACGGAGGGGACCTCCACGAAGGTGAAGGCGGGAGAGCAGGGCATGTTCGTGCTGTCCATCAAGAGCAAGCAGGGGGCGCATGTGTCGGACGAGGCGCCGCTGAAGCTGGAGCTCAAGGGAACGCAACTGACGCCCACCCAGGAGAAGCTGGCGCTGAAGGATTCGGTGACGAAGAAGGCGGCGGGGCAGCAGTTCGTGGACCCGCGCTTCGAGGTACCGTTCAAGGCCACGGCGGCCGGCAAGGGCACGCTGGAGGCGAAGCTCACCTTCTTCATCTGCTCGGAGCAGCTCTGTGCCCGGCAGCAGAAGACGTTCTCCCTGCCCGTCGAGGTCCTCTAG
- a CDS encoding ATP-grasp domain-containing protein, protein MKITILSRSASISSTKRLAEAGRARGHQVRVLNPVRVEMHLDGQRANLYYRRRKLSLCDVVIPRIAQSINNYGLAVVNQFAMCGVPLVNTARAIAESRNKLRSLQLLSAHGIDIPATVMARDAADLKAMVGLVGGVPVLVKLLQGQEKHGVMVCESLQSLEAALEAILGLGHNLVVQQYVQNTGQDVRVLVVGGHAVAAVRRRPRFGRLSYTLNRGARLEGIELTEPQRLAAEKTASLVGLEVAAVDLLAVPEGKPKVFEVNSSPALPEMEAATGLDLASIIIQRAEELAAGGPRVGLPEPEPMIPSRRKRAAKASAGEA, encoded by the coding sequence ATGAAGATCACCATCCTCTCGCGCTCCGCCTCCATTTCGTCCACCAAGCGACTGGCCGAGGCCGGGCGCGCGAGAGGGCACCAGGTGCGTGTGCTCAACCCGGTCCGGGTGGAGATGCACCTGGATGGACAGCGCGCCAACCTCTACTACCGGCGCCGCAAGCTGTCCCTGTGCGACGTGGTCATCCCGCGCATCGCGCAGTCCATCAACAACTACGGCCTGGCGGTGGTGAACCAGTTCGCCATGTGCGGGGTTCCACTGGTGAACACGGCGCGGGCGATCGCCGAGTCACGCAACAAGCTGCGCTCGCTGCAGTTGTTGTCGGCGCACGGCATCGACATTCCGGCGACGGTGATGGCGCGTGACGCGGCGGACCTGAAGGCCATGGTGGGCCTGGTGGGCGGCGTGCCGGTGCTGGTGAAACTGCTGCAGGGCCAGGAGAAGCACGGGGTGATGGTGTGCGAGAGCCTCCAGTCGTTGGAGGCGGCTCTCGAGGCCATTTTGGGGCTGGGGCACAACCTGGTCGTCCAGCAGTACGTGCAGAACACCGGGCAGGACGTGCGGGTGTTGGTGGTGGGAGGCCATGCGGTGGCGGCCGTGCGGCGCCGGCCCAGGTTCGGACGCCTCTCCTACACACTGAACCGGGGCGCGCGTCTGGAGGGCATCGAGCTGACGGAGCCCCAGCGCCTGGCGGCGGAGAAGACGGCCTCGCTGGTGGGGCTGGAAGTGGCGGCGGTGGACCTGCTGGCCGTGCCGGAGGGGAAGCCGAAGGTGTTCGAGGTCAACAGCTCGCCGGCGCTCCCGGAGATGGAGGCGGCCACGGGGTTGGACCTGGCCAGCATCATCATCCAGCGAGCCGAGGAGCTGGCGGCTGGGGGACCGAGGGTGGGCCTGCCCGAGCCCGAGCCGATGATTCCCTCCCGGCGCAAGCGGGCTGCCAAGGCCAGCGCGGGCGAGGCGTGA
- the cglB gene encoding adventurous gliding motility lipoprotein CglB → MRAKLTFLSALVLGTFGGVLATGCQTYDFEPVDPLAISQTTETRYIEARAAKPNLMLLVDKSGSMKDPVDPSDSDCMVAGELCGQTRPCNTATCPTRWSELQAAMRDFLDSSGTLARFGLATYPADASCGSTSTISVDLPADGVEDEASLGNKAEEVKAEIFKIKNSSSTGEPTPAGGTPTGQSLKFMGGLSELQTADRDDFVLLLTDGLPNCNSAHPTPYPQCFCTLQSCEAASAKQIGCLDDDASVAAVKELGSKGIQTIVIGFGADFESSSTSGQKGAETLNAMAVAGGFKRKCAQNSDCGTGDGDTCENGLCKRQFFQAANRADLVAALRDISGKILVKDPCLLTFDASERPTSQELVVVYVNKERLASGADTWSLTEEGISFAGATCERIKNSTPSSPVDIEVRAVQRR, encoded by the coding sequence ATGCGCGCCAAGCTGACCTTCCTGAGCGCCCTCGTGCTGGGCACCTTCGGTGGTGTTCTCGCCACCGGTTGCCAGACCTATGACTTCGAGCCGGTGGATCCGCTCGCCATTTCCCAGACGACGGAGACGCGGTATATCGAGGCGCGGGCGGCCAAGCCGAACCTGATGCTGCTGGTGGACAAGTCCGGCTCGATGAAGGATCCGGTGGACCCGTCGGATTCGGACTGCATGGTGGCCGGCGAGCTCTGTGGCCAGACGCGTCCGTGCAACACGGCCACCTGCCCCACGCGCTGGAGCGAGCTGCAGGCCGCGATGCGGGACTTCCTCGACAGCAGTGGCACCCTCGCGCGTTTCGGGCTCGCCACCTACCCGGCGGATGCCTCGTGTGGCTCCACGTCCACGATCAGCGTCGATCTTCCCGCCGATGGCGTCGAGGACGAGGCCTCGCTCGGAAACAAGGCCGAGGAGGTGAAGGCGGAGATCTTCAAGATCAAGAACTCCTCGTCCACGGGTGAGCCGACGCCCGCGGGTGGTACGCCCACCGGCCAGAGCCTCAAGTTCATGGGTGGGCTCAGCGAGCTGCAGACGGCGGATCGTGACGACTTCGTGCTGCTGCTCACGGACGGTCTTCCCAACTGCAACTCGGCCCATCCGACGCCTTATCCGCAGTGCTTCTGCACCCTGCAGAGTTGTGAGGCCGCTTCCGCCAAGCAGATCGGCTGCCTCGACGATGATGCCTCGGTGGCGGCGGTGAAGGAGCTGGGCTCCAAGGGGATCCAGACCATCGTCATCGGCTTCGGCGCGGACTTCGAATCCTCCAGCACCTCGGGGCAAAAGGGCGCTGAGACGCTCAACGCCATGGCCGTGGCGGGCGGTTTCAAGCGCAAGTGTGCGCAGAACTCGGATTGCGGCACGGGTGACGGTGACACGTGCGAAAATGGCCTCTGCAAGCGCCAGTTCTTCCAGGCGGCCAACAGGGCGGATCTGGTCGCGGCCCTGCGGGACATCAGCGGGAAGATCCTGGTGAAGGATCCCTGCCTGCTGACCTTCGATGCCTCCGAGCGCCCGACCTCGCAGGAACTGGTGGTGGTCTACGTCAACAAGGAGCGCCTCGCATCGGGGGCTGACACCTGGAGCCTGACGGAGGAGGGCATCTCCTTCGCGGGCGCCACGTGCGAGCGCATCAAGAACTCCACGCCGTCCTCGCCCGTGGATATCGAGGTGCGCGCCGTTCAGCGGCGGTAG
- a CDS encoding DsrE family protein → MAGRVFFFLQHATYEPAYQAASMGKTAAAMGDEVYFVFAFDALRALVRGRFGLPHSEKELSESARAEGLGVSTPARMLEEARALGAKLVACDTTVRICGYAPEELRGTLDEVMGLASLWRLTATARTLAL, encoded by the coding sequence ATGGCCGGACGCGTCTTCTTCTTCCTACAGCACGCCACCTACGAGCCTGCGTACCAGGCCGCCTCGATGGGCAAGACCGCGGCGGCGATGGGGGACGAGGTGTACTTCGTCTTCGCCTTCGACGCACTGCGGGCGCTGGTGCGAGGCCGTTTCGGTCTGCCGCACAGTGAGAAGGAGCTGTCGGAAAGTGCACGGGCGGAGGGGCTCGGAGTGTCCACTCCGGCACGCATGTTGGAGGAGGCGCGGGCACTGGGGGCGAAGCTCGTGGCGTGCGACACCACGGTAAGAATCTGTGGATACGCGCCGGAGGAGCTTCGGGGGACGCTGGACGAGGTGATGGGACTGGCGTCGTTGTGGAGATTGACGGCCACAGCACGCACCCTTGCCCTCTAG